In a genomic window of Labeo rohita strain BAU-BD-2019 chromosome 20, IGBB_LRoh.1.0, whole genome shotgun sequence:
- the LOC127182624 gene encoding G-protein coupled receptor 6, whose protein sequence is MNESAALNESGVGLPASAWLEAEAFDANQTLALSSAALEFHVNPWDIMLCLSGTVIACENAIVVAIIFYTPTLRNPMFVLIGSLATADLLAGMGLILNFAFQYLVSSETISLITVGFLVASFTASISSLLAITVDRYLSLYNALTYFSEKTLHYVHLMLVGTWGASLGLGLLPVLGWNCLDDASTCSIVRPLNRTNLTLLAASFFVIFALMLTLYFKICKIVCRHAHQIALQQHFFTTSHYVATKKGVSTLAIILGTFGASWLPFAIYCLVGEREYPQVYTYATLLPATYNSMINPIIYAYRNTEIQRSIYMLFCGCFQTNGSYRSRSPSEV, encoded by the coding sequence ATGAACGAGAGCGCAGCGCTCAACGAGAGCGGTGTGGGTTTGCCAGCATCCGCGTGGCTCGAAGCTGAAGCCTTCGATGCCAACCAGACTCTGGCGCTCTCATCGGCGGCCCTCGAGTTCCACGTCAACCCGTGGGACATCATGCTGTGCCTGTCGGGGACGGTGATCGCCTGCGAGAATGCCATTGTGGTGGCCATCATCTTTTACACGCCGACGCTGCGCAATCCGATGTTCGTCCTAATTGGCAGCTTGGCCACCGCCGACCTGCTGGCCGGCATGGGATTAATCCTCAACTTCGCGTTTCAGTATCTGGTCTCGTCCGAGACCATCAGCCTTATTACGGTCGGATTCCTGGTGGCGTCCTTCACGGCGTCCATCAGCAGCCTGCTCGCCATCACGGTCGACCGCTACCTGTCGCTCTACAACGCCTTGACGTACTTCTCCGAGAAGACGCTGCATTATGTGCATCTGATGCTGGTGGGGACGTGGGGTGCGTCGCTCGGATTGGGACTGCTGCCCGTTTTGGGCTGGAACTGCTTGGACGATGCATCCACCTGCAGCATCGTGCGTCCGCTCAATCGTACCAACCTCACCCTCCTCGCCGCGTCGTTTTTCGTCATCTTCGCCCTCATGCTCACCCTGTACTTTAAGATCTGCAAGATAGTGTGTCGCCACGCGCACCAGATCGCGCTGCAGCAGCACTTCTTCACCACTTCGCACTACGTGGCCACCAAGAAAGGCGTCTCCACGCTCGCCATCATTCTGGGCACGTTTGGTGCCAGTTGGCTGCCCTTCGCCATTTACTGTCTGGTCGGGGAGCGCGAGTATCCGCAGGTGTACACGTATGCCACGCTGCTCCCCGCCACCTATAACTCCATGATCAACCCCATCATCTACGCCTACCGCAACACCGAGATCCAGCGCTCCATCTACATGCTCTTCTGCGGCTGCTTTCAGACTAACGGCTCGTACCGATCCAGATCGCCCAGCGAGGTGTAG